GGCGAAGCGATCGACGCCTGGGAGACGGTCAACTGGCCGACCGAGCTCTACCCGCGGGTGATTCGCGGCGGCTCGTGGCTCGACACGGCCGACCGGCTGCGGAGCGCGGCTCGGCACAAGTCGGAAGAAGAGGATTGGAAAATGTCCGACCCCAATCTGCCGAAGAGCCCGTGGTGGTATACTGAGGAAGCAGCCATGGGCGTCGGCATGCGGCTAGTTCGCCCCTACGCGCCGCTCACCGACGAAGACAAGAAGCGGGTCTGGGAAATCGACGTCGAAGATTTGGCGGGCGATGTGAAGGCCCGACTGAAGGAGGGCCGCGGGGCGCTCGGCAACGCCGACGCGACGCTGCCGCAGGCGATTGAGGCTTCGACGAAGATTAGCAGCGGGAAGTAAACCTCGTAGAACTCGTTCCTACGCTCCGCGTAGGAACGTTGAGGGCGACGCTCTGCGTCGCGTGCTTTTCGGTAACATTTGCTTGACTAGATGGTTCATGCCGCAGGAGCGGCGAAGAGTTCGTTCCCACGCAGAGCGTGGGAACGAGAAGAAATGGCATGACACCTTTAGCTCCTCAGCGGAGACACTAGGTAGCGGCAATTCAGGAATGGTCCCTCTCCCCTGAGGGGAGAGGTTGGCGAGGGGCTTTTCGGTTCACACTCGATCAAGCTTGGATGCGTCGGGAATCCCTCCCCTGGCCCCTCCCTTCGAGGGAGGGGAAAGATGCAAAAACACTTATCCACTTTTGGAGGCGAGCATGTCTGATCAAAGCAACCAAAATCTTCCGGCCGACAATTCGCGGCGGCAGTTCATCAAGGGCGCTGCGGCGATCGCCGCCGGCGGCGCCGTGCTGGGGCTCAATCAGCGGATTGCCCGCTCGGCCCACATCAGCGGCAGCGATGAAATCAAGATCGGCCTGATCGGTTGCGGCGGTCGCGGTCGCGGTGCGGCGACCCAGGCGCTCGAGACCAAGGGCAAGGTCACCCTGTGGGCCGCGTGCGATGCGTTCGCCGACAACATGCAGAACACCGTCTACGGCATCAACGAAGACGTGAAGAAGGGCCAAGAAAAGCAGGACTCGCTCTTCATCGACAGCGTCGTTGATTGCCCCGCGGAGCGGCAGTTCGTTGGCTTCGACGGCTTCCAGAAGGTGATCGACAGCGGCGTCGATCTGGTGATTCTCGCCACGCCGCCAGGCTTCCGTCCGCAACACTTCGAAGCTGCGGTCAACGCTGGCAAGCACATCTTCATGGAGAAGCCGGTCGCCGTCGACGCCCCGGGCGTGCGCCGCGTGCTGGCTGCCAACGAGATCGCCAAAGAGAAGAACCTGATGGTGGCGGTTGGTCTGCAGCGCCATCACGAACCGAAGTACATCGAAACGATCCAACGGCTGCAAGATGGCGCGATCGGCGACATCCTCGCCACCCGCGTCTATTGGAACAGCGGCGGCCTGTGGATGCGTCCCCGCAAGCCGGAGATGACCGAGATGGAGTACCAGATGCGGAACTGGTACTACTTCAACTGGCTCTGCGGCGACCACATCGTTGAGCAGCACATTCACAACCTCGACGTCAGCAACTGGCTGAAGGGCGCCCACCCGGCCGAAGCAGGCGGCATGGGCGGTCGGCAAGTTCGCACCGGCAAGGACTACGGCGAAATCTTCGATCACCACGCCGTCGAGTACACCTACCCCGACGGCACGAAGATGTACAGCCAGTGCCGCCACATCGACGGCTGCTGGTCGTCGGTGAGCGAGCACGCCCACGGCACGAAGGGGACGGCCGACATCAGCGGCTTCACCATCAACGCCAACGGCGCGAAGCGGTGGAAGAGCGACAAGGAAGCGGTGAACGGCTGGCACAACGAGCACCACGATCTGTTCGCGGCGCTCCGCCAGGGCGACATCTACAACG
This sequence is a window from Lacipirellula parvula. Protein-coding genes within it:
- a CDS encoding Gfo/Idh/MocA family protein; its protein translation is MSDQSNQNLPADNSRRQFIKGAAAIAAGGAVLGLNQRIARSAHISGSDEIKIGLIGCGGRGRGAATQALETKGKVTLWAACDAFADNMQNTVYGINEDVKKGQEKQDSLFIDSVVDCPAERQFVGFDGFQKVIDSGVDLVILATPPGFRPQHFEAAVNAGKHIFMEKPVAVDAPGVRRVLAANEIAKEKNLMVAVGLQRHHEPKYIETIQRLQDGAIGDILATRVYWNSGGLWMRPRKPEMTEMEYQMRNWYYFNWLCGDHIVEQHIHNLDVSNWLKGAHPAEAGGMGGRQVRTGKDYGEIFDHHAVEYTYPDGTKMYSQCRHIDGCWSSVSEHAHGTKGTADISGFTINANGAKRWKSDKEAVNGWHNEHHDLFAALRQGDIYNEGDNGANSTMTAIMGRMATYSGKVLKWEEALNSTVDLSPKKYAFDADPPVMPGKDGFYAIAIPGVTDVLNG